Proteins from one Piscinibacter lacus genomic window:
- a CDS encoding HP1 family phage holin: MQDDSSAHPPGRTAALLAVGSAASKTSHAGATVAVFGGLTATDLAAFGGLAVALIGTVVAQGINWYYRHKEHQRAERESAARLRAAEGQGGTAPGGRA, from the coding sequence CCGCACCGCCGCCCTGCTGGCCGTGGGCAGCGCGGCCAGCAAGACGAGCCATGCCGGCGCCACCGTGGCCGTCTTCGGCGGCCTGACGGCCACCGACCTGGCAGCCTTCGGCGGCCTGGCCGTCGCCCTGATCGGCACCGTGGTGGCGCAGGGCATCAACTGGTACTACCGGCACAAGGAGCACCAGCGCGCCGAGCGCGAAAGCGCCGCGCGGCTGCGGGCTGCCGAAGGGCAGGGCGGCACCGCCCCCGGGGGCCGGGCATGA